The proteins below come from a single Holdemania massiliensis genomic window:
- a CDS encoding adenosine deaminase: MNQDSELFIEALQRQDLAALRKVPKADLHNHFMLGGDRKWIRERTGIQIDPITQPLASMAEMDQWSQERINAHFGDRSGRLIMLEATLRQAVKDGVQVLEIGEDVWALKHFYQGEIQNLLSSWEAVKQAVAPTIELRFQVGMSRHCGIDYLMEKLEPFWDRPEFYALDLYGDENAQPIENFIPIYRRARQSGWVLKAHVGEWGSALDVQKAVECLDLDEVQHGLAAAQDPAVMAYLKAKQVRLNLTPSSNDLLGRVPSLAQHPIARFVEAGMEVTINSDDVLIFDSDVSKEYLRLYQAGTLSAQQLDEIRMDGLKKTQARTFASSQEKAE; the protein is encoded by the coding sequence ATGAATCAGGATTCAGAATTATTTATCGAGGCGCTGCAGCGTCAGGATTTAGCGGCTCTGCGGAAGGTGCCGAAGGCCGATCTGCACAATCATTTCATGCTGGGCGGCGACCGCAAGTGGATCCGGGAGCGCACCGGGATTCAGATCGATCCGATAACGCAGCCGCTGGCTTCCATGGCGGAGATGGATCAATGGAGCCAGGAGCGGATCAATGCCCATTTCGGCGATCGCAGCGGCCGGCTGATCATGCTGGAAGCGACGCTGCGCCAGGCTGTAAAGGATGGCGTACAGGTACTGGAAATCGGGGAGGATGTTTGGGCGTTAAAGCATTTCTACCAAGGCGAGATTCAAAATTTGCTCAGCAGCTGGGAGGCTGTGAAACAGGCTGTGGCCCCCACGATAGAACTGCGGTTTCAGGTCGGCATGTCGCGGCATTGTGGAATAGATTACCTGATGGAAAAACTGGAGCCGTTTTGGGATCGTCCGGAATTTTATGCCTTGGATTTATATGGTGATGAAAACGCCCAGCCGATCGAGAATTTCATTCCGATCTATCGCCGTGCCCGCCAAAGCGGCTGGGTGCTGAAGGCGCATGTCGGCGAATGGGGCAGCGCGCTGGATGTGCAGAAGGCGGTGGAATGTCTGGATCTGGATGAGGTTCAGCATGGTCTTGCCGCTGCCCAGGATCCGGCAGTGATGGCCTATCTGAAAGCCAAACAGGTACGCCTGAATCTGACGCCGTCCAGCAATGATCTTTTAGGCCGGGTGCCTTCACTGGCCCAGCATCCGATCGCTCGTTTTGTTGAGGCGGGAATGGAAGTGACCATCAATTCGGATGATGTGCTGATCTTTGACAGCGACGTTTCCAAGGAATATCTGCGGCTGTATCAAGCTGGAACACTGAGTGCTCAGCAGCTGGATGAAATTCGTATGGATGGTCTTAAAAAAACGCAAGCCAGGACATTTGCGTCAAGCCAAGAAAAGGCAGAATAA
- a CDS encoding sensor domain-containing diguanylate cyclase, translated as MERKKRQKKGNRWGITLTPILRYSLIFCLMILLIIGIGGAGLSLSRMKAEARAALTSVHAQTSQRIEESIQLLEALASLPEFYDPARDPIEKVKKLDQMSPYFGYLMICYVDADITVYSDGSEPASLASREYMQWLFSTGERQITDSFAAGADGVTLNYTVAVPLIDQEGNITGCLFCAIYFDEIVDILRDAASINNSQAVLIGSQGQIMSSTLNLPYGDSYMDELLKTHLLGVTADQLQSQLLAAVPGDYWSFKDGDFRYTLYQRVDNTNWDILCTVSFWEIFIGILPMLTLVSVLTVLLCGALMLVLRRYIAKQMKVVDNLVHSVEELEKRIYQDECPQKTDFREILRLTSDGLSDSLTGVVTRTVFLSQAEAQLKKLQPEQLCALCFVDLDNLKHINDNYGHSGGDIALKSVGYILREYEKKYNGVVGRYGGDEFILLLTDLESEQELREVLEELVMRLHTEVASAGERIPVQCSIGVSIYQPSESLEELIANADESLYFVKQNGKGDFRIHKN; from the coding sequence ATGGAAAGAAAAAAACGTCAGAAAAAAGGAAATCGATGGGGTATCACGCTGACCCCGATTTTGCGGTACAGTTTAATTTTCTGCTTGATGATTTTGCTCATCATCGGAATCGGCGGGGCCGGCTTGTCGCTCAGCCGGATGAAGGCGGAGGCCAGAGCCGCGCTGACCAGCGTTCATGCGCAGACTTCGCAGCGAATTGAGGAGTCAATACAGCTGTTGGAAGCACTGGCAAGTTTGCCGGAATTCTACGATCCGGCACGGGATCCCATTGAAAAAGTAAAAAAGCTGGATCAGATGAGTCCGTACTTCGGATACTTGATGATCTGTTATGTGGATGCGGACATTACGGTCTATTCCGACGGATCCGAGCCAGCCAGTCTGGCAAGCCGCGAATATATGCAGTGGCTGTTTTCGACGGGTGAGCGGCAGATCACGGACAGCTTTGCGGCTGGGGCGGACGGCGTAACGCTGAATTATACCGTGGCAGTGCCGCTTATCGATCAGGAAGGCAATATTACCGGCTGTCTGTTCTGTGCGATTTATTTTGATGAGATCGTGGATATTCTCCGGGATGCCGCCAGCATTAATAATTCGCAGGCGGTGCTGATCGGTTCGCAGGGACAGATTATGTCCTCGACCCTGAATCTGCCGTATGGTGATTCCTATATGGATGAATTGTTGAAGACACACTTGCTCGGCGTGACGGCAGATCAGCTGCAAAGTCAGCTGTTAGCGGCAGTGCCAGGGGATTACTGGAGCTTTAAAGACGGTGATTTCCGCTATACTCTCTATCAAAGAGTCGATAATACGAACTGGGATATTCTCTGTACAGTCAGCTTCTGGGAAATTTTTATTGGCATTCTGCCGATGCTGACGTTGGTCAGTGTGCTGACGGTCCTGCTGTGCGGGGCATTGATGCTGGTGCTCAGACGCTATATTGCCAAACAGATGAAGGTTGTCGATAACTTGGTGCATTCCGTGGAAGAGTTGGAAAAGAGAATTTATCAGGATGAATGTCCGCAGAAAACCGATTTCCGGGAAATCCTTCGGTTAACCAGCGACGGACTCTCCGACAGCCTGACCGGCGTCGTAACCCGGACGGTGTTTTTGAGTCAGGCCGAAGCCCAGCTGAAGAAGCTGCAGCCGGAACAATTGTGCGCGCTGTGTTTTGTCGATCTTGATAATCTCAAGCATATCAACGATAACTATGGTCATTCCGGCGGGGATATCGCCTTGAAAAGCGTCGGCTATATTCTGCGTGAATATGAGAAAAAGTATAACGGCGTGGTCGGACGCTACGGTGGGGATGAGTTCATTCTGCTTTTGACGGATCTGGAAAGCGAACAGGAGCTGCGCGAGGTGTTGGAAGAGCTGGTGATGCGCCTGCATACGGAGGTCGCCTCGGCAGGCGAACGGATTCCGGTTCAATGCAGTATCGGAGTCTCTATCTACCAGCCGTCGGAGAGTCTGGAAGAATTAATTGCGAATGCGGATGAATCACTGTACTTTGTCAAACAAAACGGCAAGGGTGACTTCCGGATTCATAAGAATTGA